The proteins below come from a single Prolixibacter sp. NT017 genomic window:
- a CDS encoding family 16 glycoside hydrolase, producing the protein MKTNRFFLLIALLFSVLFSAEAQQAKVIVPDLSTVQDNQKWSAFNHGISYNGNVHMDAKPGDGLLILNGVEFQNGTIEVDIKGKNVPGQSFVGLAFHGVNDSTFDAVYFRPFNFRNPERNTHSVQYISAPQYGWYKLRSEHPGEYENNVTPVPEPDEWFHATIQVAYPEVKVYVNHSSKPSLVVNQISTREKGWIAFWVGNNSEGWFKNLEISPEAN; encoded by the coding sequence ATGAAGACTAACAGATTTTTTTTACTGATTGCACTTCTGTTCAGCGTCCTGTTTTCGGCAGAAGCACAGCAAGCAAAAGTAATTGTCCCTGATTTGTCGACAGTTCAGGACAACCAGAAATGGTCAGCGTTTAACCACGGAATCTCTTATAACGGAAATGTGCACATGGATGCGAAACCGGGAGATGGTTTGCTCATTCTGAATGGTGTTGAATTTCAAAACGGCACCATCGAAGTGGATATCAAAGGGAAAAATGTTCCGGGGCAAAGTTTTGTTGGTCTGGCTTTTCATGGCGTAAATGACAGCACATTCGATGCCGTTTACTTCCGTCCATTTAATTTCAGAAATCCGGAAAGAAACACACATTCAGTGCAGTACATTTCTGCCCCACAATACGGCTGGTATAAACTCAGAAGCGAGCATCCGGGAGAATATGAAAATAATGTTACGCCTGTACCCGAGCCGGATGAATGGTTTCATGCAACGATTCAGGTTGCCTATCCGGAAGTGAAAGTTTATGTCAACCATTCATCTAAACCTTCATTAGTAGTTAATCAAATCAGTACACGGGAAAAAGGATGGATTGCCTTTTGGGTTGGCAATAATTCAGAGGGATGGTTCAAAAACCTAGAGATTAGTCCGGAAGCAAACTAA
- a CDS encoding ABC transporter permease, translated as MNILYHFHMTIRTLRHNLRPTLLLLISMSVGLVTFILVSGYVSYEQQYDRVFPYAGNIYRITTDLYSDGKLQISIPECERDMGSSLKKTYPEVTETGFLAQTNNPQYKIGENIFKDTKVYFASPGLLNIFSFQLLQGDGSRVLTAPYTVLLSESTARKYFGNENPVGKTITKYPAFEYQVVGVYKDIPRQAHFHPDMLLSFHDQMHLPPPMKAPWGETDFYTYLKVHLGTDLQALEQKMNQLAMAHKKDYFEKNNQLHVYHLQPLKDIHLNSHLKQELQTNARADYLYILLIISLLIVLAVGLNYIHFSFTRALNHASATGLKKVFGANRKTLIGQSLTDSLVIHSIATAVAFLICILLLPFIQNQFGITLDFSLHNRLFWFGLGSILLISMIVNGIIPGYLIGRFSSLDLFKLKYKPLMPGISFRQLFVVGQFAIVMVIITGIIGINKQVNFLKEKNKGFNLENTIAVKVPQNFLRTSQRINNLDAFEQDLLRNPSISGITQSNRMPGETAAFNFSFAEKGTERSGKAAVLVAGVNYLKLFDIKLLAGNDFEPHAENVDEGCIINQSCLNFLGYKNPQEAVGRVLKLTDESALQNIELKIRGVCSDFNFQNMREHPGPMILFDWTKNMIWGNYFVKLKQANIASVIPFIRKKFQATFPNYPFEYLILNDFYNQQFFKEYQLLKMLQAFVLVAILISTINLFAMAWFIAIARTKEIGIRKVNGAKISEVMTMLNKDFVKWVAIAFVIATPVAWFAMNKWLENFAYKTSLSWWIFALAGILAIGVALLTVSWQSWKAAARNPVEALRNE; from the coding sequence ATGAATATCCTGTATCATTTCCATATGACCATCCGGACACTCAGACACAACCTGAGGCCCACTCTCCTTCTTCTCATTTCCATGTCGGTCGGATTGGTCACCTTCATCCTGGTTTCCGGATACGTATCCTACGAACAGCAATACGACCGGGTATTTCCCTATGCCGGAAATATTTATCGTATTACTACCGATTTATATTCCGATGGCAAACTTCAGATTTCCATCCCCGAATGTGAACGGGATATGGGAAGTTCATTGAAAAAAACGTACCCGGAAGTTACCGAAACCGGATTTCTGGCTCAAACCAATAATCCGCAATACAAAATCGGTGAGAATATTTTCAAGGATACCAAAGTCTATTTTGCTTCGCCGGGCCTGCTGAATATCTTCTCTTTTCAGCTGCTACAGGGTGATGGCTCCCGGGTTTTGACTGCTCCCTATACGGTTCTTCTATCGGAATCGACAGCCAGAAAGTATTTCGGCAACGAGAATCCGGTTGGCAAAACCATTACCAAATATCCGGCTTTTGAATACCAGGTGGTCGGTGTTTACAAGGATATTCCCCGGCAGGCGCACTTTCATCCCGATATGCTGCTGTCGTTTCACGACCAGATGCATCTTCCTCCTCCCATGAAAGCACCGTGGGGAGAAACCGATTTTTACACTTACCTGAAAGTACATCTAGGGACTGACTTGCAAGCTTTGGAGCAGAAGATGAACCAACTGGCGATGGCGCATAAAAAGGATTATTTCGAGAAAAATAACCAGTTGCATGTGTACCATTTGCAGCCGTTGAAAGATATTCATCTGAACTCACATCTGAAACAAGAGCTGCAAACCAACGCCCGAGCCGATTACCTGTACATTCTGCTCATCATCAGCTTGCTGATTGTATTGGCGGTCGGACTCAATTACATTCATTTTTCTTTTACCCGGGCGCTCAATCATGCCTCAGCAACCGGATTGAAAAAGGTTTTTGGTGCCAACCGGAAAACACTCATTGGGCAATCGTTGACCGATTCGCTCGTCATTCATTCGATAGCAACAGCAGTTGCTTTCCTGATCTGCATATTACTTCTACCATTTATCCAAAACCAGTTTGGCATCACGCTCGATTTCTCACTGCACAATCGGTTATTCTGGTTTGGTTTGGGAAGCATCCTCTTAATAAGCATGATTGTTAACGGCATTATTCCCGGTTACCTGATAGGACGATTCAGCAGTCTCGATCTGTTTAAACTCAAATACAAACCGCTGATGCCCGGTATTTCCTTCCGGCAATTGTTTGTCGTTGGTCAATTTGCCATTGTCATGGTCATTATCACTGGGATTATCGGCATCAACAAACAGGTGAACTTCCTGAAAGAAAAAAACAAGGGATTCAACCTCGAAAACACCATCGCCGTTAAAGTTCCTCAAAACTTCCTTCGAACCTCACAACGCATCAACAATCTGGATGCTTTCGAACAAGACCTTTTACGGAATCCCAGCATATCAGGTATTACACAAAGTAACCGGATGCCGGGAGAAACAGCTGCCTTTAACTTCAGCTTTGCGGAAAAAGGAACCGAACGGTCAGGAAAAGCAGCGGTTCTGGTGGCCGGTGTCAACTATCTCAAACTTTTCGACATCAAACTTTTAGCCGGAAACGATTTTGAGCCACACGCCGAAAATGTCGACGAAGGTTGCATCATCAATCAATCGTGCCTCAACTTTTTAGGTTATAAGAATCCGCAGGAAGCAGTGGGCAGAGTTCTAAAACTAACGGACGAGAGTGCCCTGCAAAATATCGAATTGAAAATCAGGGGTGTTTGTTCAGATTTCAATTTCCAGAATATGCGTGAACATCCCGGTCCGATGATTCTTTTCGACTGGACGAAGAACATGATATGGGGCAACTATTTTGTGAAGCTCAAGCAGGCCAATATAGCTTCTGTCATCCCGTTTATACGGAAGAAATTTCAGGCTACATTCCCGAATTATCCGTTCGAATACCTGATACTGAATGATTTTTACAATCAACAGTTTTTCAAGGAATATCAACTACTCAAAATGCTGCAGGCGTTTGTTCTGGTGGCCATTCTCATCAGTACCATCAATCTGTTTGCCATGGCCTGGTTTATTGCCATTGCCCGAACCAAGGAAATCGGCATCCGTAAAGTGAACGGGGCCAAAATATCGGAAGTGATGACGATGCTCAACAAAGATTTTGTGAAATGGGTAGCCATTGCCTTTGTCATTGCCACGCCGGTTGCCTGGTTCGCCATGAATAAATGGCTCGAGAACTTTGCTTACAAAACCAGTCTGAGTTGGTGGATTTTCGCGTTAGCCGGAATACTGGCCATTGGAGTTGCCTTGCTCACCGTTAGTTGGCAAAGCTGGAAAGCAGCTGCCCGAAATCCGGTAGAAGCATTGCGAAATGAATAG
- a CDS encoding ABC transporter permease has translation MIRYQIRLILRNFKRQKGSFFINMAGLSVAFACVILISIWVKDELSVDKFHKNDQQLYQVLQNQQSGDQIITQGWTPDMLARTLAEEMPEVEMAAAVTPSSFFGKFALSTGGDDIIKAAGQFAGKDFFKMFSYGLVQGNAGQVLTDKNAIVISKKLAMALFNTTENVIGRTVTWQLLNFKKEVVVSGIFNGIPKNSSTQFDFVLPFEAWLSLSKEIGRGIQWGNNAPLTFLLLHKGTNVDQFNHKLAGFMKTKIAGSTDVLFAVRYSSEYLHGKYENGIQSGGKIEYIRLFLIVALFILLIAGINFMNLSTAQASRRFKEVGIKKVMGSKRRALVLQFMGEAVAISVLALFLSFALVALFLPQFNQITGKHLSLSFHAGFILPVFIFSLITGMLSGIYPALYLSGFNILNILKGESSKSFNELLARKGLVVFQFSISVILIVVMLVTYKQIEFVRNKNLGYQKDNVLFFSKEGNIAQKQEAFLSEIRKIPGVIDASTMGGNLLGSFSTTYGVGWEGKDPNTDIRFEAIPVDYHLLETMKIQMKEGRSFSDKYGDEANKIILNEAAVKVMGLKHPIGQTIQFWGQEKQVIGVVKNFNFQSLHSAIAPAIIRLDPGKTLNVMVRIDHAREKQTLASLKKLYDDFNHGYPFDFQFMDAAYQALYVSDQRVSSLSRYFAGLGIFISCLGLFGLATFAAEQRSKEIGIRKVNGAKVSEVMAMLNKDFVKWVAVAFVIATPVAWYGMNLWLEDFAYRTSLSWWIFVLAGFLALVIALLTVSWHSYRAATRNPIDALRYE, from the coding sequence ATGATACGATACCAGATACGACTGATACTTCGAAATTTTAAAAGACAAAAGGGTTCTTTCTTCATCAATATGGCTGGACTTTCGGTTGCTTTTGCCTGTGTTATCCTGATTTCCATATGGGTGAAAGATGAACTGAGTGTCGATAAATTCCATAAAAACGATCAGCAACTTTACCAGGTACTGCAAAACCAACAATCAGGAGACCAGATCATCACACAAGGATGGACACCCGACATGCTAGCCAGAACCCTGGCAGAAGAAATGCCGGAGGTAGAAATGGCTGCCGCCGTTACTCCATCATCTTTTTTTGGAAAATTCGCCCTTTCAACCGGAGGAGATGATATTATAAAAGCAGCCGGACAATTTGCGGGAAAAGATTTTTTCAAAATGTTCTCCTACGGTTTAGTACAAGGAAACGCTGGACAGGTTCTGACAGATAAAAATGCAATTGTCATTTCGAAAAAACTCGCCATGGCTTTGTTCAACACAACGGAGAATGTCATAGGAAGAACCGTTACCTGGCAATTGCTCAATTTCAAAAAAGAAGTTGTGGTCTCAGGTATTTTCAACGGAATACCCAAAAATTCCTCAACGCAATTTGATTTTGTACTACCGTTCGAAGCCTGGCTTTCACTTTCGAAAGAAATAGGCCGGGGCATTCAGTGGGGTAACAATGCTCCGCTTACATTCCTCCTTTTGCATAAGGGCACGAATGTGGACCAATTCAATCACAAGCTTGCCGGTTTTATGAAAACCAAAATAGCAGGCTCAACCGATGTCCTGTTTGCCGTTCGATATTCCAGCGAATACCTTCACGGGAAATACGAAAACGGAATACAATCCGGCGGAAAAATAGAGTACATAAGGCTTTTCTTGATCGTCGCACTGTTTATTCTGCTCATCGCCGGAATCAATTTCATGAATCTGTCCACCGCTCAGGCTTCCCGCAGATTTAAGGAAGTTGGTATAAAAAAAGTAATGGGCAGCAAGCGAAGAGCATTGGTACTGCAATTCATGGGTGAAGCCGTTGCCATATCAGTACTGGCATTATTTCTTTCATTCGCCCTGGTTGCCCTATTCCTGCCTCAATTCAACCAGATTACCGGAAAACACCTAAGCCTGAGTTTTCATGCTGGTTTTATCCTGCCAGTCTTTATTTTTAGTCTGATAACCGGTATGTTATCTGGTATTTATCCCGCGTTGTATCTGTCCGGATTCAATATTTTAAATATTCTGAAAGGAGAATCTTCGAAATCTTTCAACGAGCTTTTGGCTCGCAAAGGACTTGTTGTCTTTCAATTTAGTATATCGGTCATTCTCATTGTTGTCATGTTGGTTACCTATAAACAAATTGAATTTGTCAGGAATAAAAATCTTGGCTACCAGAAAGACAATGTCTTATTCTTCAGCAAAGAAGGAAATATAGCTCAGAAACAGGAAGCCTTTCTATCCGAAATCCGAAAAATACCGGGAGTCATCGATGCGTCCACAATGGGTGGAAACTTACTGGGAAGTTTTTCAACAACGTACGGAGTCGGCTGGGAGGGGAAAGATCCCAACACCGATATACGGTTCGAAGCAATTCCAGTGGATTATCATTTACTTGAAACAATGAAAATTCAAATGAAGGAGGGGCGTAGTTTTTCAGATAAATACGGAGACGAAGCAAATAAGATAATACTGAACGAAGCGGCGGTAAAAGTAATGGGTCTTAAGCATCCCATTGGCCAGACAATTCAATTCTGGGGGCAGGAAAAACAAGTTATTGGTGTTGTCAAGAACTTTAATTTCCAATCACTACATAGTGCGATCGCCCCGGCAATTATTCGGCTGGACCCGGGCAAAACATTAAATGTGATGGTCCGGATTGACCACGCGAGAGAAAAACAGACTCTTGCCTCGCTTAAAAAACTTTATGACGATTTTAATCACGGATACCCGTTCGATTTCCAATTTATGGATGCAGCCTATCAGGCACTTTATGTCTCAGACCAACGAGTATCTTCCTTGTCTCGTTATTTCGCAGGCCTTGGAATCTTTATATCGTGCCTGGGACTATTCGGTCTCGCCACCTTTGCTGCCGAACAACGGTCTAAAGAAATCGGCATCCGTAAAGTGAACGGTGCCAAAGTTTCGGAAGTAATGGCCATGCTGAACAAAGATTTCGTCAAATGGGTGGCCGTAGCTTTTGTAATTGCGACGCCTGTTGCCTGGTATGGCATGAATTTATGGCTGGAAGACTTTGCCTACCGAACCAGCTTAAGTTGGTGGATTTTTGTCTTAGCCGGATTCCTGGCTCTGGTTATTGCTTTGCTGACAGTAAGCTGGCATTCTTACCGGGCTGCGACCCGAAATCCAATCGATGCTTTGCGATATGAATAA